The following proteins are co-located in the Lachnospiraceae bacterium genome:
- a CDS encoding GTP pyrophosphokinase family protein, whose translation MQDHNIQHHAALEDEELSSLAAPIHALSTELLSQEDLGIDALFEQSKTLMNTMVEYKEMLMTYSCAIKEIRTKFEVLNTEFNIRYQRNPINFINTRLKRSSSIAGKLERLHLPLSVENIENNIHDIAGVRVICSYVDDIYLLAKSLIQQDDIELIRQKDYIANPKPNGYRSLHLIVSVPVFFANQTKKVEVEVQIRTIAMDFWASLEHQLKYKHEIANAEEIGKELKACADIISSTDMRMLGIRQKIEASHEQPSEVDELLEKLKKLEFPIM comes from the coding sequence ATGCAAGATCATAATATACAGCACCATGCAGCGCTAGAGGATGAAGAGCTTTCCAGTCTGGCGGCTCCGATTCATGCCCTCTCCACAGAGCTGCTTTCGCAGGAAGACCTTGGCATCGATGCCCTGTTCGAGCAATCCAAGACCTTGATGAATACAATGGTTGAATACAAGGAAATGCTCATGACGTATTCCTGTGCCATCAAAGAGATTCGCACCAAGTTTGAGGTGCTGAATACCGAATTTAATATTCGCTATCAGCGCAACCCAATCAACTTCATCAATACGCGGCTAAAGCGCTCCTCCAGCATAGCAGGCAAGCTGGAGCGCCTGCATCTGCCGCTTTCTGTTGAAAACATAGAGAATAACATTCATGACATAGCCGGCGTGCGCGTGATCTGCTCTTATGTCGATGATATCTACCTGCTGGCTAAATCGTTGATTCAGCAGGACGATATCGAACTGATCCGGCAAAAGGATTATATTGCAAATCCTAAGCCAAACGGCTATCGGAGCCTTCATCTGATCGTTTCGGTCCCTGTCTTTTTTGCCAATCAGACCAAAAAAGTAGAAGTTGAGGTACAGATCCGTACGATCGCCATGGATTTTTGGGCCAGTCTGGAGCATCAGCTCAAATATAAGCACGAAATCGCCAATGCAGAAGAGATCGGCAAGGAGCTCAAAGCCTGTGCCGACATTATCTCCTCTACGGATATGCGCATGCTTGGAATCCGGCAGAAGATTGAAGCCAGCCATGAGCAGCCTTCAGAAGTGGACGAGCTGCTCGAAAAGCTTAAAAAGCTGGAGTTTCCGATTATGTAA
- a CDS encoding beta-galactosidase, whose translation MNIPRSEHPKPQLRRDSWQSLNGLWQFEIDNGRSGLARGLAGSDTPLSQQILVPFCPESKLSGIGYTDFMYGVWYQRSIQICAEQLQGCIRLHFGAVDYRCTVYVNGQEAGKHTGGYTSFYFDITDLLKEGENTLAVFAEDDTRDPMIPRGKQSEEYFSHDCDYTRTTGIWQTVWLEFLPVTHLDSFRLYPDAATGKVTIIAQLCGAAALTVRALYEGRTVGEITAACSGGSQTLCLPLSERHLWEVGCGRLYDLELTYGDDLVHSYFGLRSVELDERVCRINGRPVFQRLILDQGFYPDGIYTAPSDAELIADIERSMAMGFNGARLHEKVFEERFLYHADRLGYMVWGEYPNWGLQHTRPEAIYSFLPDWLEELERDFNHPSIVGWCPFNETWDLNAHPQYDPLLRLVYRTTKTADPTRPCIDTSGNYHVETDIFDLHDYRQEPEVFAGSYPKDGPITIRFAERQTYGGEPIMISEYGGIGYSPAEKDELTNRDDLVNENGPVNEAWSYGNAAASEKEFIARFKGLTDALLDHPHIMGLCYTQLTDVEQEQNGLYTYDRRPKVDPAIIHEIMTRKAAIEEEV comes from the coding sequence ATGAATATTCCTCGCTCCGAACACCCCAAGCCGCAGCTTCGCCGCGACAGCTGGCAAAGCCTGAATGGGCTCTGGCAATTTGAGATTGACAATGGCCGCAGCGGCCTTGCACGCGGCCTCGCTGGCAGTGATACTCCGCTTTCTCAGCAAATTCTCGTGCCCTTCTGCCCTGAAAGCAAGCTTTCCGGCATCGGGTACACGGACTTTATGTACGGCGTTTGGTACCAACGCAGCATTCAGATCTGTGCTGAGCAGCTGCAGGGCTGCATCCGCCTTCACTTTGGCGCCGTTGATTATCGCTGCACGGTCTATGTCAACGGCCAAGAGGCCGGCAAGCATACCGGCGGCTATACGTCCTTCTATTTTGATATCACGGACCTTTTAAAGGAAGGCGAAAACACGCTTGCCGTTTTTGCCGAGGACGATACTCGCGATCCTATGATCCCGCGCGGCAAGCAGAGCGAAGAATATTTTTCCCATGACTGCGACTACACGCGTACCACCGGCATTTGGCAAACTGTATGGCTTGAATTCTTGCCGGTCACGCATCTGGACAGCTTCCGCCTCTATCCCGATGCAGCCACGGGCAAGGTGACCATCATCGCCCAGCTTTGCGGCGCTGCCGCTCTGACAGTAAGGGCCCTATATGAGGGACGCACCGTTGGCGAAATCACGGCGGCCTGCAGCGGCGGCTCTCAGACGCTCTGCCTGCCGCTCAGCGAACGGCACCTATGGGAGGTCGGCTGCGGCCGGCTGTATGACCTGGAGCTGACCTACGGCGATGATCTGGTGCACAGTTACTTCGGCCTGCGCTCGGTGGAGCTGGATGAGCGCGTATGCCGCATCAATGGCAGGCCGGTATTTCAGCGGCTGATTCTGGATCAGGGGTTTTATCCGGACGGCATCTACACGGCGCCTTCGGATGCAGAGCTGATCGCCGATATCGAGCGCTCAATGGCGATGGGCTTTAACGGCGCGCGCCTGCACGAGAAGGTGTTTGAGGAGCGTTTTCTGTATCACGCGGACCGCCTGGGCTATATGGTGTGGGGCGAGTATCCCAACTGGGGCCTGCAGCACACGAGGCCGGAAGCGATCTATTCGTTCCTGCCGGACTGGCTGGAGGAGCTTGAGCGCGATTTCAACCATCCGTCCATCGTTGGGTGGTGTCCTTTCAATGAAACTTGGGATCTGAATGCGCATCCGCAATATGATCCGCTCCTGCGGCTCGTGTACCGCACGACCAAAACAGCCGATCCTACGCGCCCCTGCATCGACACCAGCGGCAACTATCATGTGGAGACGGATATTTTTGACCTGCATGATTACCGGCAGGAGCCGGAAGTGTTTGCCGGCTCCTATCCTAAGGATGGACCCATCACAATTCGATTTGCGGAGCGCCAGACCTACGGCGGCGAGCCGATCATGATCAGCGAATATGGCGGTATTGGCTATAGCCCTGCTGAAAAGGATGAGCTTACCAACCGGGATGATCTCGTAAATGAGAACGGCCCTGTGAATGAGGCCTGGAGCTATGGCAATGCAGCGGCGAGCGAAAAAGAGTTTATCGCCCGCTTTAAGGGGCTCACGGATGCGCTGCTGGATCATCCGCACATCATGGGGCTGTGCTATACGCAGCTGACCGATGTGGAGCAGGAACAGAACGGACTGTATACCTATGACCGGCGTCCGAAGGTGGATCCGGCGATCATCCATGAGATCATGACGCGAAAGGCTGCCATTGAAGAGGAAGTATGA
- a CDS encoding AraC family transcriptional regulator: MQSIRIYEMPACKMVSSGVGMFEEERFNLFDQWISSQKQSLFPKDFLYWAGEGFVWLYMYEDGMKVPAAFEIIDFQGGLYAVATDIDQKTDRELMDTEIDTFLSANGLERDSARLELGNIITSALTKKILGYEQMDYYIPVKAKSIS, translated from the coding sequence ATGCAAAGTATAAGAATTTATGAAATGCCGGCTTGTAAGATGGTTTCATCCGGGGTAGGCATGTTTGAAGAAGAAAGGTTCAATTTGTTTGATCAATGGATATCTTCGCAAAAGCAGAGTCTATTCCCAAAGGATTTCCTATACTGGGCTGGCGAAGGCTTTGTTTGGTTGTATATGTATGAAGATGGAATGAAGGTTCCAGCCGCATTTGAGATAATAGATTTTCAAGGGGGCCTTTATGCTGTAGCGACCGATATAGACCAAAAAACGGATAGGGAGCTTATGGATACGGAGATCGATACATTCCTAAGCGCAAACGGACTTGAGCGCGATTCAGCACGTCTGGAATTAGGAAATATAATTACATCGGCGCTTACGAAAAAAATACTGGGATATGAACAGATGGACTATTATATCCCAGTAAAGGCCAAAAGCATTTCTTAA
- a CDS encoding rubrerythrin family protein has protein sequence MEKNKNPFINDCNMAGIRPIMMDLPYPPIQVRSKNQRYADLLMDDYCGSVSELSAILQYINNENRMSGEHCPLARTILGLAMAEMVHLQKLGEMIHLLGGVVSFETNQPSGLWSPACLTLPRWIPQMLQADIEAEKAAIHQYRLHISMIQDDCINAVLNRIIHDEEYHIMILQQMIREGWEKVE, from the coding sequence ATGGAAAAAAATAAAAATCCGTTTATCAATGATTGCAATATGGCAGGAATCAGGCCGATTATGATGGATCTGCCGTATCCGCCGATTCAGGTGAGGAGCAAAAATCAAAGATATGCGGATCTGTTGATGGACGATTATTGCGGGTCAGTATCAGAGCTGTCAGCAATTTTGCAGTATATCAATAATGAAAACCGTATGTCCGGCGAGCACTGCCCTCTGGCGCGAACCATTCTGGGGCTTGCAATGGCAGAGATGGTACACCTGCAGAAGCTTGGAGAAATGATCCATCTGCTTGGCGGAGTGGTCAGCTTCGAGACAAACCAGCCAAGTGGCCTTTGGTCGCCGGCTTGCCTGACACTGCCGAGGTGGATTCCGCAGATGCTGCAGGCGGATATAGAGGCAGAAAAGGCCGCCATTCATCAATATAGACTGCACATCAGCATGATTCAGGATGACTGCATCAATGCAGTGCTGAACCGAATCATTCATGATGAAGAGTACCATATTATGATTTTGCAGCAGATGATAAGAGAAGGATGGGAAAAAGTAGAATAA
- a CDS encoding MerR family transcriptional regulator, which produces MSLIKITDLCAQLGLSSRTLRYYEEAGLITSVRPQYEKYRYYDEQNVQRLRQIMVLRKMQISIKDIIRIYDSREMSDITQVFVDKLSEIDRKVTALSELKRIINDFLYKMIEKGIKQITALHLLYEEMDKQLTVRESIGMEQLSEVSEELVRPLDVSIVKLPKMRVLSSYLKAGLRNSNTDAFSRYIQMKGIRTDYHESFEYQENEHDVMISKIADDFVNDSDFTDFIFDGGLFAAVNLYLDNDMNQSFRSLIKSFDENKFYQIDYTPDGNLRHAAITENLISPDERRQLVALYVPVKKRIPDVTLYPRPIEITDITIDEINNQNPLLWEKEVAFDKITPINDPHYRVLDSGEAEYTGWISTRTLNTNVSVKLPFRVDIDFRVPMNDEQFGYGDSEGSIIFYHGSDSYNSGVNLGIMDFGINMNNRSICHEEAISFHQPIFHDLYNFPNRGWIKPNEYNHVTWIIGQKHLSVIINGEIRYCGTDFPYMFLDLNREEAYPIVIGSNGQGMKYFKKIRVSQLAYSQTNKIKNGELTMNTKQSNNLIPIIHRLITDEYGENYWFNGSARYVMECLGEKEFDYLLFAGLTGDVFAQHYKQPFAGDGVNTHYQLNGDGKFFENVFEKCGYAATYVFSRDLHKNKEMYLKTLMAYIDKGIPVISMGCPPDQPYGVFVGYEEYGKTLIYISGNNSEPQRISCDKAIGYDTDISGWIFVGEKKEQKDIAEIYREAIYALPQRLTTDNDKYCFGASAFRRWADDIESGYFEQIKPEEFDPWSMYTNFVCVLATNGSCCHDFLKRTNELNPDMTYLDDISLLYKRTADIWNNDGGNDLEALGGGFNITLEALQTPEKREKIAARIRECGDIIDEVVKILNENAKENKK; this is translated from the coding sequence ATGAGTTTAATCAAAATAACCGATCTCTGTGCACAGCTCGGACTATCGTCAAGAACACTGCGTTATTACGAGGAAGCTGGACTTATCACAAGCGTTCGTCCACAGTATGAAAAATATCGCTATTATGATGAGCAAAATGTTCAGCGATTACGTCAAATTATGGTACTTCGCAAAATGCAGATATCGATCAAGGATATCATACGAATTTATGATAGCCGTGAAATGTCGGACATTACACAGGTTTTTGTGGACAAGCTTAGTGAAATTGACCGCAAGGTCACAGCGTTGTCTGAACTAAAACGCATCATTAACGACTTTTTATATAAGATGATTGAAAAAGGCATTAAGCAAATCACCGCTCTGCATCTTTTGTACGAGGAAATGGACAAGCAGCTCACCGTGCGTGAAAGCATCGGCATGGAACAGCTTTCCGAGGTATCGGAAGAACTTGTACGACCGCTTGATGTTTCTATTGTAAAACTACCGAAAATGCGTGTGTTGTCCTCATACCTTAAAGCTGGTTTGCGAAACTCTAACACCGATGCTTTTTCACGTTATATTCAGATGAAGGGTATAAGAACGGATTATCACGAAAGTTTTGAGTATCAGGAAAACGAACATGATGTTATGATCTCAAAAATTGCCGACGATTTTGTAAACGACAGTGACTTTACAGATTTTATTTTTGACGGAGGTCTGTTTGCCGCGGTAAATTTATATCTCGACAATGATATGAATCAATCGTTTCGTTCTCTGATAAAAAGCTTTGACGAAAATAAGTTTTATCAAATAGATTACACACCGGATGGCAATCTGAGGCACGCCGCCATAACGGAAAATCTTATCTCTCCCGACGAACGCAGACAGCTTGTCGCTTTATATGTTCCGGTAAAAAAACGGATTCCAGATGTGACGCTTTATCCAAGGCCTATCGAGATCACGGATATTACAATAGACGAGATTAATAATCAAAATCCGCTATTGTGGGAAAAGGAAGTTGCATTTGATAAAATTACGCCGATCAACGACCCCCATTACCGAGTACTTGACAGCGGTGAAGCTGAATATACCGGTTGGATTTCCACACGGACACTTAACACAAATGTATCCGTAAAGCTGCCGTTCCGGGTGGATATAGATTTTCGCGTACCAATGAATGACGAGCAGTTTGGCTACGGTGACAGCGAAGGCAGCATTATTTTTTATCACGGCTCCGACAGCTATAACAGCGGCGTAAACCTCGGAATTATGGATTTTGGTATCAATATGAATAACCGTTCGATCTGCCATGAAGAAGCAATCAGCTTTCACCAGCCGATTTTTCACGATCTTTATAATTTCCCGAACAGGGGCTGGATCAAGCCGAACGAATATAATCATGTCACATGGATCATCGGCCAAAAACATTTGTCGGTCATAATAAACGGAGAAATACGGTATTGCGGAACTGATTTTCCGTATATGTTCCTTGATCTGAATCGTGAAGAAGCATATCCTATTGTTATTGGATCAAACGGTCAAGGAATGAAATATTTCAAAAAAATCAGGGTTTCACAGCTTGCGTATTCTCAAACAAATAAAATAAAGAACGGAGAATTGACCATGAATACAAAGCAAAGCAATAACTTAATTCCCATTATTCACCGTCTTATCACAGATGAGTATGGTGAAAATTACTGGTTCAACGGAAGTGCCAGATATGTAATGGAATGTCTGGGAGAAAAGGAGTTTGATTATCTGCTTTTTGCAGGACTTACTGGAGACGTATTTGCTCAGCATTACAAACAACCATTTGCCGGCGATGGCGTGAACACACATTATCAGCTCAACGGTGACGGTAAATTCTTTGAGAATGTTTTTGAAAAGTGCGGTTATGCAGCCACGTATGTTTTCAGCCGTGACCTTCACAAAAATAAAGAGATGTATCTGAAAACACTCATGGCCTATATTGACAAAGGGATTCCCGTTATATCCATGGGATGTCCGCCGGATCAACCGTACGGTGTGTTTGTCGGTTATGAGGAATACGGAAAAACACTTATATACATTTCAGGAAATAACAGCGAGCCTCAGCGCATTTCATGTGATAAAGCGATAGGATATGATACGGATATAAGTGGCTGGATATTTGTAGGTGAGAAAAAAGAACAAAAGGATATTGCAGAAATTTACCGTGAAGCAATTTATGCGCTTCCGCAGCGTCTGACAACTGACAACGATAAATATTGTTTTGGTGCGTCGGCTTTCCGTAGATGGGCAGATGACATTGAAAGCGGATATTTTGAGCAAATAAAGCCTGAGGAATTTGATCCGTGGTCAATGTACACCAATTTCGTTTGTGTGCTTGCTACAAACGGCAGCTGTTGCCATGACTTTTTAAAGCGCACAAATGAATTAAACCCAGATATGACATATCTTGATGATATTAGTCTCTTATATAAACGCACTGCTGACATTTGGAACAACGATGGCGGAAATGATCTTGAAGCTCTCGGAGGAGGTTTCAACATAACACTTGAAGCGCTGCAAACACCTGAGAAACGAGAAAAGATCGCTGCAAGAATTCGTGAATGTGGAGATATTATTGATGAGGTTGTAAAAATACTGAATGAAAATGCAAAGGAGAATAAAAAATGA
- a CDS encoding GNAT family N-acetyltransferase: protein MHHDDGEVDIIMEGALYLMSQFLIKEIETEQELRDVLRLCYRILGESIPEIYGYAAWRERFLNGMQPLVYAIKDNKIVSAVLGRAENPENITIGFVACHENYRRQGITKALMHHFEDCAKKQGYQYVTLGSHADVFYEKCGYHKIFEINGQNIYQKEL, encoded by the coding sequence ATGCATCACGATGATGGTGAAGTTGACATTATTATGGAAGGAGCGCTATACCTCATGAGTCAATTTCTGATAAAAGAAATAGAAACAGAGCAGGAATTAAGGGATGTTCTCCGGCTCTGCTACCGCATCTTAGGAGAAAGCATTCCGGAAATATATGGATATGCAGCTTGGCGTGAGCGTTTTCTAAATGGTATGCAGCCATTGGTATATGCCATAAAAGATAATAAAATTGTTTCCGCCGTTTTAGGGCGCGCTGAAAATCCAGAAAATATTACTATTGGCTTTGTCGCTTGTCACGAGAACTATCGAAGACAAGGCATTACCAAAGCACTCATGCATCATTTTGAAGACTGCGCCAAAAAGCAAGGCTACCAATATGTCACACTTGGCTCCCATGCAGATGTATTTTATGAAAAATGCGGATACCATAAAATATTTGAAATAAACGGTCAAAACATTTATCAAAAAGAATTATAA
- a CDS encoding acyltransferase, with protein MLIKGVVDMRKYYLDNLKSFIILLLLPYHAAMSWNTWGEPNYIFFEGNKLLSSIVVLINPYFMPLLFLIAGITTNLALQKRTTTQYILERCKRLLLPFILGTVFLMPAMTYLAAIFNYGYKAEGLIQHYLIFFTKFTDLTGADGGFSVGQFWFLIYLFIISLLSISIIQVQKKIMPRLKSHIPLPGICFLGLPLPFLHELLSISGKSLAAYTYLFLIGYYIFSDEHTVDKIKKYKWTFLFIGMSAAILNTYLFIWSDTPYPFLNGLAKWIAEWFMLLALLGIGKEYLSSNGRIARYLSRRSFTFYTWHFIWLVLFQYLMSGIFRNHILLLYLLPLILSYLATFLCCEISIKIHLP; from the coding sequence TTGCTGATTAAGGGAGTGGTGGATATGCGTAAATATTACCTTGACAACTTAAAAAGCTTCATCATTTTACTGCTCCTTCCCTATCACGCCGCCATGTCTTGGAACACATGGGGTGAACCAAACTATATATTTTTTGAGGGCAATAAACTGCTCAGCAGCATCGTTGTATTGATCAATCCATATTTTATGCCGCTTTTATTTCTTATTGCAGGCATAACTACAAATCTTGCTTTACAGAAAAGAACAACGACGCAATACATTCTGGAAAGGTGCAAAAGATTGCTGCTCCCTTTTATACTGGGAACCGTATTTCTCATGCCTGCAATGACCTATCTTGCTGCTATTTTTAATTATGGCTACAAAGCAGAGGGATTGATCCAGCATTATCTTATTTTCTTCACCAAATTTACCGATTTAACGGGCGCTGACGGCGGTTTCTCTGTAGGCCAATTCTGGTTTTTGATTTATCTTTTTATCATTTCCTTGCTGTCAATCTCCATAATTCAAGTACAAAAAAAGATCATGCCTCGCTTAAAAAGCCATATACCGCTTCCTGGCATCTGTTTTTTAGGTCTGCCCTTGCCCTTTTTACACGAACTGCTCTCCATCTCTGGAAAAAGCCTAGCTGCTTATACCTATCTCTTCCTAATAGGATATTATATCTTCTCAGATGAGCATACAGTCGATAAAATAAAAAAATATAAATGGACTTTCCTATTTATCGGGATGTCTGCTGCTATTTTAAATACCTATCTATTTATTTGGTCTGACACCCCGTATCCGTTTCTAAATGGGCTTGCTAAATGGATTGCCGAATGGTTTATGCTCCTTGCCCTGCTTGGAATCGGAAAGGAATATCTAAGCTCTAACGGAAGGATAGCCAGATACTTATCACGCCGGTCATTCACTTTCTATACCTGGCACTTTATCTGGCTCGTATTATTTCAATATCTCATGTCTGGAATTTTCAGGAATCATATACTGCTGCTGTATCTTCTGCCTCTTATTCTATCCTACCTTGCAACATTCCTATGCTGTGAAATATCCATTAAGATACACCTTCCATAA
- the mutM gene encoding DNA-formamidopyrimidine glycosylase, translated as MPELPEVETVIRVIGPQIRGLLVTQVMIHHPDVIAYPSAKEFSTMLIGKKIAGMARRGKFIRILLEDGGCLTLHLRMTGGLLVAPADLPLEKHTHVVFRLSDGRELRFSDMRRFGRFWLIRAEEEDPYSGIAKLGLEPFDENLTAEYLQKSLGKRKRAIKECLLDQSMVAGIGNIYSDEILFRAKLDPARTACSLTEEEWQRLAEYIPSVLRFYTEKNAITAEEYLKTRGRDYRNTPFLQVYGQKGKPCPVCGEPLCKKVVGGRSSVYCPRCQR; from the coding sequence ATGCCTGAACTACCAGAGGTGGAAACGGTAATCCGAGTGATCGGGCCACAGATTCGGGGGCTGTTGGTTACGCAGGTGATGATACATCATCCGGATGTCATTGCGTATCCTTCGGCGAAGGAGTTTAGCACCATGCTTATAGGAAAGAAAATTGCAGGCATGGCGCGTAGGGGAAAATTTATCCGCATCCTGCTGGAGGATGGCGGTTGTTTGACTTTGCATCTGCGTATGACGGGAGGCCTATTAGTGGCGCCGGCAGATTTGCCGCTGGAAAAGCATACCCATGTTGTTTTTCGGCTGAGCGATGGACGGGAACTGCGTTTTTCAGATATGCGGCGTTTTGGCCGGTTTTGGCTGATTCGGGCGGAAGAAGAGGATCCATATAGCGGGATTGCCAAGTTGGGGCTAGAGCCGTTTGACGAGAATCTTACGGCGGAGTATCTGCAGAAGAGTCTGGGAAAGAGGAAAAGGGCGATTAAGGAATGCTTGCTTGATCAAAGCATGGTTGCTGGAATAGGAAATATTTATTCGGATGAGATCTTATTTAGAGCAAAGCTTGACCCAGCTCGGACAGCCTGCAGTTTGACGGAAGAAGAATGGCAGCGTTTAGCAGAGTATATTCCAAGTGTTTTACGCTTTTATACGGAGAAAAATGCAATAACGGCGGAGGAGTATCTAAAGACAAGGGGGCGGGATTACCGCAACACGCCGTTTTTGCAGGTATATGGACAGAAAGGAAAGCCTTGTCCGGTTTGCGGAGAACCGCTTTGTAAAAAGGTGGTCGGCGGCAGAAGCAGCGTGTATTGCCCGAGGTGCCAGAGGTGA
- a CDS encoding alpha/beta hydrolase codes for MQEFIIENRKIMLYPSTLPDRPVIYFNTFDEEGEKVHHILQEQACPDFTLVTISELDWNHDMSPWSAPAVFAGDTDFSGGAGEYLKVLTEKILPQAEKEVKGRVLWRGIVGYSLAGLFAVYSLYQTDLFSRAASMSGSFWFSGFKEYAVSHEMRTRPEGLYFSLGGKECKTRHPVLKTVQESTQELETFYRAQGISTIFQLNPGNHYKDTAARAAAGIRWILER; via the coding sequence ATGCAGGAATTTATCATAGAAAATAGGAAAATTATGCTGTACCCAAGCACCTTGCCTGATCGGCCGGTTATCTATTTTAATACTTTCGATGAGGAAGGAGAAAAGGTGCATCATATACTGCAGGAGCAGGCATGTCCGGATTTTACTTTAGTGACCATAAGCGAGCTGGATTGGAATCATGACATGTCGCCATGGAGCGCGCCGGCTGTTTTTGCAGGGGATACAGATTTTTCAGGCGGCGCAGGGGAGTATCTGAAGGTGCTGACAGAGAAGATTCTCCCGCAGGCTGAAAAAGAGGTAAAAGGACGGGTTTTATGGCGGGGGATTGTCGGTTATTCGCTGGCGGGTCTGTTTGCTGTTTATTCTCTCTATCAAACAGACCTGTTTTCGAGAGCGGCCAGCATGTCGGGGTCGTTTTGGTTTTCCGGCTTTAAAGAGTATGCCGTATCGCATGAGATGAGAACGCGGCCGGAGGGTTTATATTTTTCTCTTGGCGGCAAAGAGTGTAAAACACGGCATCCGGTGCTGAAAACCGTACAGGAAAGCACGCAGGAGCTAGAAACATTTTACAGGGCACAAGGAATCAGCACGATTTTTCAGCTGAATCCGGGAAATCACTATAAAGATACAGCAGCAAGAGCAGCAGCGGGAATTCGCTGGATTTTAGAGCGATAG
- a CDS encoding GNAT family N-acetyltransferase, translating to MIRKVKNSDIGRIAEIIVYNNRINYFPIFQDIEYSFREFNVLSVAEKFRNNMDFMQHTYVYEDMVIKGFIYVMHQEVRKLYVDSFFQNQGIGRQLLQFAIREKEAQHLWALEKNTKALRFYERYGFYQDGQKKYEEGTSIFLVHMIYAGNERPLDAEKE from the coding sequence ATGATAAGAAAAGTAAAAAATAGTGACATTGGAAGGATTGCTGAAATCATAGTTTACAACAATCGAATCAACTATTTCCCGATCTTTCAGGATATTGAATATTCTTTTCGAGAATTTAACGTGCTTTCTGTGGCAGAGAAATTTAGAAACAATATGGATTTTATGCAGCATACCTATGTGTATGAAGATATGGTCATAAAGGGATTTATTTATGTGATGCATCAGGAAGTAAGAAAGCTTTATGTTGATTCCTTTTTTCAAAACCAGGGAATTGGCAGACAGCTGCTCCAATTTGCAATTAGGGAGAAAGAAGCACAGCATCTATGGGCACTGGAAAAAAATACAAAGGCACTGCGTTTTTACGAAAGATACGGATTTTATCAGGACGGACAGAAGAAATATGAAGAGGGAACAAGCATATTTTTAGTCCATATGATTTATGCGGGCAATGAGAGGCCCTTGGATGCAGAAAAGGAATAG